From the Perca fluviatilis chromosome 11, GENO_Pfluv_1.0, whole genome shotgun sequence genome, the window ctatctatctatctatctatctatctatctatctatctatctatctatcctacaaaaatagattgtgccttttgtctgtcaatGCGTGAACATGTTCATTTAGGCTATTTCAATAGATGTTTTCAGTCAGTTAAGCCAAATAATTGGGTGACAAAAAGCATGCATATAGACTATTCATTTTACATATAGACTATTCATTTTACAGGCTAACAAATAAAGTGTGGGtaaactcttaatttgaaaaacaatgaatgcatatcctgccaatcagatttagcaccacccacaggggaaaatcggaatatcaagtggtttttctgatttccgtgcaagaacgggaaaaccaaaaatcaagtcataatttcgatttttcgtttttctaaaaaaacggaaaaacggaaaaaggagttgttttctcgttttttcgatttcatatgtgacagcaaaaacaaatgaacgaaCGGTACCTGGACCCTTGAGCTTTTGCACTTGACTGAGACCACGTTGAAGCAAAACTACGTTCTATAGATATTTGGCCttctttcactctctttttCGCACCCGGTTGCAGGAGTTTGTCTTTGTGGTACCGTTTTAAATGACACATCATATCTGTTGTGTTCGACGTCGTGTATAACAGTGTTTGCTTACAGTATTTACACACAGTTcgtgttttgtctgtttttttaccATCCTCCTGTTGAGTAACTGGAAAACCAAAATGCTGCCAGACGTCGGACTTGTAAGTGGACGGGGCATCCTCTATTTCAATTTCAGTCGAAGTCGAACTCATTTTGCCCTGCTATTGCTCAGTTCAAGCGATTCATTTGAGCGTTGATGCAGTGAATGCAAGCGTTACGCGGGTGCGGTAGCTCAACCAATAGGATTAAACGGACGTCATAGGCCGGAACACACAGGGCTGTTTTTCGGccgacagtctggcgaggtcagtgacacGAATCTGTTCgttgtgtcccgtgccgtcgtcagtccggggggctgtcggcgttcattttggccgacctgacatgttcggtcggcggcagggcagtcgggactcacccggaaatggcgagcggaatgaggtgactagagtctctcaaaatctgacgaaaatcttttaaactgacctttgttgatctgaaatgaagaccgattcgtgttttcagaaacacgtttcagtgaactattttaatacaatatgagatcgtattcttaacaagccgccatgacagtgaatttccggagaaaacaaacctcttgggcaacaatacagattagcgccgcctgctgttatggaggcgtagtacgtctcgtctcctctcgtctttacTACCATATGGTggtagtaaaaaaataaataaaataaaattataataatatcgCCATACCTCTACGATACATATTGTAACATTTTTGCAACGCGATAAATCGTGCCACGATATATCGTTACACCCCTAGTTTTAACCCAATCCTAACCCTAGTTTCTCCCTCTGACCCTAATTTCTCCCTCTGACCCTAATTAATCCCTCCATTCCTGACCTTAACCCCAGACACGACCTTTCTGGATGACGTCACATTATGTGCCAGCAAAGCTTGTACCactgttgtttatttttgttttttttaaagaagcccTGCTGCTTTAACAGCGTGGTccatttaaatgaatgagagGGCTGTGTTTTCTACAGACTAAATGCAGCTTCACACCTCAGAAACGATTATCACTTAGTGAGATTTTGGGACAATTGGAAAATAGCCTTTAACACCCCCAATGGTCATTAAGAGTATCTGGCTCTGTCTCTGACACTGATCAATGCCCTGCAGGTTAGCAAACCTCAGAGACACGGTAAACAGATGTGTCTTTGTCTATCTGGATGATACTCTTTATAAGTgtcatacatatataaatatgtgattacttaaaaaacagtatatggtgcttatgactctttctttaaatgcagcagcatcagagaggaaaaatacacaacaagataAAGCTGAAGCACAGGTGTTTAAAATGTTGTTCATACACAATTTAGACTTTTAGACAGGAAAGCATATTTTCACGTTCTGTATACAACAACTGATCACTGAACAGTAGGAACATTTTCATTCCTTTTTTCCTCAGACTGAGTctgatctcagtccctccacagcctctctacagcatgttggtctcagagGAGCCAGACTGCAGTATCTGAATCTAAAACAAGGCatagatcacagggtttagacaagagttaAAGGTctgatgacatggtgctctttggatgcttttatatagaccttagtggtcctctaatactgtatctgaagtctctactTCCGaaagccttggtgcagaattaagCGCCTACTAGAATCACTACTCACaagagctttccttagtatgtgccatttctgtgtctgtagctattgaggaggggggcaaggtggagagtgggggtgtggccttgaccaactgccacttttctcatttgaaagccatgatgtctctctctcatgggttggccaaattctctgggcgagcAAAGCagggaaaggggaggtaaccttgcttgttatgacctcataacaagcaagattccagaacagctcatctgagctttcattttctcaaaggcagagcaggatacccagggctcggtttacacctatcaccatttctagccactgggggaccataggcaggctggggaaactcatattaatgttaaaaaacctcataaagtgaaattttcatgccatgggacctttaaaataataCAGATGGACTGCAAATGATGTAGATGATGCAACTATCAAGTTGTCACAGATGAGTTAAAGCAGGAGTAAAACAAGGCATAGATCATCAATAAATGTTATACAGGGATCAAATATGAATGAAACTTGactgaaatgattaaaacaacttttgttcCTAAGCTGAAAGGGAAGATGAGGTTTTTGTACCGACACAACAGTGGATTTATTTCTATACTagaaacaaacatacacatgaaAGGTTCCCtaggaaaaaaaagactgcatAAGTGTCATACATGTGTGAATTTAAAGCTTGCATTAAACTGGGTGATTACCTAAAAACAGTATATGGTGCTTATGACTCTTTCTTTAAatgcagcagcatcagagagacaaaatacacaacaagataAAGCTGAAGCACAGGCCTTTTAATTGGTGTTCATACACAATTTAGACTTAAAGACAGGAAAGCATATCTTCACCTTCTGTATTTGATATTTCACTCACTGAACAGCAGGAACATATTCATCCCTTTATCCTTAGACCGAGTctgatctcagtccctccagagcctctctacagcatgttggtctcagaggagccaggctgcagtatctgaagagttacaatgagtttaactgcttttctaaaccaggggtaaaataaggcatagatcacagggtttagacaagagttaGAATATAACAAAAAGAGAACATAGGATGCAGATGAAGCAGTGACCAAGCTGTCACCTGCAAGAGAGAAAGAGTAAAATGGGCAGAAACACATTAGAAACACAAGTACAAGAACACCAAGattcctggctgctttcagctctgatttctttgcctttggagtcactgaatgctggagtgtgacagctgtaatgtgagagcgcatggcacgagcctgagacacagccacggcaAATATTCTCAGATACAGAGCTAAGATGAGAATAACTGGAATAATAAAGCACAAAACAACATCTACAGCTCCTAAGACATAGTCAACGACAAACACACATTCTCCGTAGCAGGATTTATACCTCCCTGGTTGAGTCAGGTCATCCTTCACAAAGAGAAAGCAGTAGGAAACAGAACAgagccaacacagacaaacacagagtttaACTCTTTTCACAGTGATTCTGGTGTTGTAATGCAGAGGGTCACAAATAGCCACATAACGGTCAACTGATATGAGCACCATGTCACCTATTGAGGATGCGGGAATGATGCTTGAAAGATaattataaagaaaacacacaaagtcaccaagaaaccagcaggatgttTTTCTGAAGATTTCTCTCGGCATCACCACGAGGCCCACTAGAAGgtctgagacagccagagagaggaggaggatgttggtgggtgtgtggagctgcctggagggaaagagaaaagccCCATTAAACCAAGTCCTCATCTAAATGACAAACCAACATTTTATGTTACTTCTTTCTGAAACAATCGAAACAATCATTCCAAAAACAATCAGATTTTTTCTGATCTGTCGTAGAAACAGGCCTTATTCTGAGGAGTCACTTTGATTATCACAGTATGAAAAAAACAGGTGTTACATTACAATAACATCTTAAATGGCTCCCTCAAGCATCCCACTAAGCCATGACATTGAGACATcaagccagcatgcacaatacctgGACCATGAAACTGACACAAAGGGTTCATATATCTAAAACTTCAATTGTTGAGACAATAATCTTAACCTGAAGTGGGAGACTGAGATGATGACGAGCAGGTTGAGAGCTACagtgagcagagagatggaGTAGAGAAAAATCTGAATGAGCATCACTTCAAACCAAGGAGATGTCAGCTTCCTGCAGGAGGTGTTGAAGAGTTGTGGAAAGCAGAGCTCTGCTCCTTCCTGTGTCTCCGTCATCAGTGGGAGGATGAGAGAGGCCTCAGCTCTCTGCCTCGAACTCTATCGTATACTGATTTATCTCTTTCTACTGCTGTCCCCACCCTTCATTTTCTCCCTCTCAGTCTCTGTTGGACACTGATGtccttccttttttcctttacacatcacaacatcatTTTCAAAACTTTTTCTCTGTTAGTCCACAAGCCTTTCAATAATAATTTCACTTCTCAATCCTCCAGTTTTCTGCCTTATTGTCAATCTTCTGTGACCCCCCATGCCAGAGCTCGACCCAGCTGAACACATGCAACAGCCTGGAGCAGGTATAAGCACACTTATCTTTAGAAAGTTGGGTGAGAAATCAGATAATTTAGTTTGTTTCAAGCTTACTGAACCCTTAAGTCCTCAAACCCTTCCTAGTTATAGCCCTATTATTTGTCTTTTAGGCCCCACGTTTGGCAACCACTGATTATTTTGCCATACAGTAAtatacaaagacacaaaaaatcAAAATTTCCCAAATGAAAGGGAAAATCCTGCACCCTGGAGATCCCAGATCGCAGTTTTGAGTGACAAAGCACGAAATTTAAGAGGCGTGGTTAATTTGCAAATAGAAATGAGTGAGCTTCTCTTACGTTTAAGGACACAACAGATAACACTCTCCATTCCATTTTTAAGAGGAACCGGGTGTGTAATCTGATGCAAAGCATGCTCATGAATGCAATTGGTATGGCGTTTACCATAAATATGGTGGCCACCGACTGCTAACCGCCAACCAGTCACGTGACAGTTGAGCTGAGTTGGGAACTGTGGGTGGTGAGGTATATGTGAGGTAAATGTGAGGTATATACGCATATATACGCAACTGCAGTTGCGTATATATGATAAAAGGTGACCATCATTAGGAGACAGCAGTTAAGATTAGACACCAAAATGACTAGGTAAgactttaacccttgtattgtccttcgtgtcatgggaacttgtttagtttattcactttttgtattagcctcgcggcctcgtccttcgggtcccggggaCCCTGGCTTATTGTGATTCTATGCATTTGCTACTAGCCTCGTGGCctctgtccttcgggtcccggggaCCCTCGCTTATTCTATTCGCTGGTCCTGTTGGGCTCGCCTGACACCAGCGCCTGATCTCGGCGCGCCTGACCTCGCCGCCACGGCTTTGACGAGCGTGGCAGACGCTTGCGTGCGAGGGAGACACGAGTGTCTCTCGATGAGCGGAGTGACGAGCGCCCTGCCCAGCTGCTCGAAGAAGGCCCTGCGCCTGTTGAGCTTGCCGCGCAGCCACTCGGACCTGAGCTCTCGCCAGAGCACAAAGGCGTTGTAGGTGGACATGTCGAGGATGTTGTGGAACAGGGAGCGAGGGGCCAGCGCGCTgtcttcctgcggcagctgtaCGTGCAGCTGTACGTGCAGCGTGCTCAGCAGCACCACGTTCCTGTTCCTCTTGGGCACGTAGGACACCAAAGTGACGGTGGGCGTGAAGGCGAACCTGGACGAGAAGACAGCGCGGCCCTTGGTGTTGAGCAAGGCGCGCGGCAGCTCGGGCTTGTTTTTGCGCATCGTGCCCACCACGGTGAGGCGCCTCTCGTGGAGGAGCCGCCGGGCCAGCTCGTAGGAGGTCCCGCAGGCCCTCGGTCACGTCCATCACCACGCGGGCGCCCTGATTCCTCTCGGGCTCGCCGCTCACAGACTTGCCCGTGTAGACCTGCATGTTCCACGAGTAGCTGGAGCCAGCGTCGCAGGCCACCCACACCTTGAATCCGTACCTGGTGGGCTTGCTGGGCATGTACTGGCGGAAGGAGCATCGACCTTGGTGGACGTGACGGACAAGGAGGAGAACGATGAGCATGGGAGGAAAAGAGTGACGatgaaaaagttacaaaaacacacacacagacactgcgAAAGGGAACCTGCTACTCGTCCATGGTCACGTCGGGGCCTGGGTTGTAGAGGCGAGGCAGCCGCCGCACCCAGGCGTCCCACATGTCTCGTATGGCCGCCAGTTTGTCTGGCGCCTCTCGTCTCACGGTCATCGAATCGCAGCAGTCGCGAGAGCGCGTGGAATCGCTTGAGCGGCATCGTGGCGCGGAAAATGGCCCTGCCGCTCTCCTCGTGCCACAGGCTCTCCAGGGCCTCGTTTCGGGACCTGTACACGCCGGCGAGGAGCAGCAGCCCAAGGTAGCCGCGCAGCTCCGTGACGTCTGTCATTTTCCAGTCGTTGCTGCATTTCCTTAGGCCCTCGAGGTTCATGGCGGTCACCCCGATCTCTAGTCTGCGCCGCGTGACCAACAGGTCGAACGTGGAGAGTATTTCGCGGACGCGTGTGGCCTCATACTCTGTGGGTCCCGGGCTCTGCGGAGCCTGTTCGTCATCGTCTTGGTCATGTTGTTCTCGTTCGTCGTCTCGTTGttggtcctcttcctcctcttcgtaTCGGTCGAGGGCGACGGGGATGATACGTCGTTGTTACGGCCACAACAGACAAACACTATTTGAAAGGTGACCATCAACATCTAATAACACCAAACCCAAGGGTAGTAAAAGTAGATCAAAGTTTAATCACAAATTAACTACAATTAATTAAACCAAAACTATGAGAGTCTGGAGATCTGGCCAAAATGaacaaaagaagagaagaagcctAGGCCAACCCATCAAGGGCCGTCGGACCCAGAACTTCCCCCCCTAACTAAAGAGAGTAGACTAACTAATAACAAAACAAAGCCGCGAAAACTAGACTACCAGACCTCCATCCTCAAAGCAATGAAACACAAAAGCAAAGATAACAAAAGACAACGATGATCCGTGCTGCTTCAATCTCTCCCCAAGCgatttctgtctccctcttatATCCAGGGGCGGGGCCACCCTCAATCACAGATTGGGAACACCTGAGATgaacagagaggaggaaagagaacagggcAGGGAGCACGTAACAGTCGTGGAGGACCATTCTATTTCACCGTTTCTGGACACAAACCTTTTGCtctcctcctcgtcctgctcGTCCTCCTTGTCATGCTCGTCCTCCTCGTTATCGTCTTCGCCCTCTTTGTCTTCATCTTCTCCCCTTTGCCGTCCATCCTTTTGGGGTGCTGCTGCGTTTGCTATTTGTTCTTCTCCTTGTTCTTCTCCTTGTTCTTCTCTTCGTTCTCCTCGTTCTTGTCCTCGTTCGTCTCGGTTGTCGGCGTTGTCATAGTCGTCTGCTCCTGCGTCATGGTTGTCGGCGTCGCGgcagtctttctctctgtcgtTGTCGTCGTGTTTGTCTCGGTCCTCCTCTGAAGCACAACTCCGTCGTCCTCGTCGGAGtcgctgtggttgtcgttgtcctcttcttcttcttcttcttcttctgtgtcttCTACCTCTTCCACTTGGGGGACATTGCGTGCCGCACGGGTGAGAACCCGATGCAGCTTCCAATTTAgagtcacacaacgggccatgcCGGCGTCACAACTGGCTGCTGAACCGAGTACAAAGAGTACAAAGgttcaaaagaagaagaagaatcaaagatgacaaaaacaagaagacAAATGTGaacagtgtatatgtgtgtgtgtgtataataaaaGTGTGTAGTAGGAAGAGGACGAGGTTTGTTTCTTTTCCCCTTTTCCTTACCATTTCTGTGTTCCTACTAAAAGCCAGGCCAGGGTACCATGGAATAACGtacgggtcacagagacccgaaggccagagccgcggtagcagagaaataacatggaataacgtatgggtctctgtgacccgaaggccagggccgcggtagtagagaaataccattgaatactgGCCAGGGTCCCcgagcagagaaataccattgaataatgtACGGGTCCCAGAcaaccgaaggccagggccacGGTAGCAgtgaaataccacggaataacgtatgggtcacagagacccgaaggccagggccgcggtagtagagaaataccacggaataacgtatgggtccctgagacccgaaggccagggccgcggtagcagggaaataccacggaataacgtatgggtcacagagacccgaaggccagggccgcggtagtagggaaataccacggaataacatATGGGTCCccgagacccgaaggccaggccCGCGGTAgaagagaaataccattgaacaCTGGCCAGGGTCcctgagacccgaaggccagagctgtggcagtagagaaatactattgacccgaaggccagagctgcggcagtagagaaataccattgaataccgtatgggtcacagagacctgaaggccagagctgcggcagcagagaaataccattgaaaaaCGTGCGGGTCacaaagacccgaaggccagagccgcggtagcagagaaatacaatGGAATAATGTACGGGTCcctgagacccgaaggccagggccgcggcagtagagaaataccattgaattccttatgggtcacagagacccgaaagCCCGAGCCGCGGCAGTAgaaaaataccattgaataccttATGGGtcccagagacccgaaggccagggccgcggtagtggagaaataccatggaataacgtatgggtcccacagacccaaaggccagggccgctgtatTAGAGAAATACCATAGAATAATGTATGGGttacagagacccgaaggccagggccgcggtagcagagaaataccatggaataatGTACGGTTCcctgagacccgaaggccagagctgcggtaGCAGATaaataccatcgaataacaTATGGGTCCCCgagacccaaaggccagggccgcggcaGTAgaaaaataccattgaataccttATGGGtcccagagacccgaaggccaggtcCACGGTAGTGGAtaaataccatggaataacgtatgggtcccaGAGACctgaaggccagggccgctgtattggagaaataccatcgaataacgTACGGGTCAcggagacccgaaggccagggccgcggtagcagggaaataccacggaataacgtatgggtccttgagacccgaaggccagggccgtgGTAGCAGATACATACTATTGAACACTGGCCAGGGTCACAGAGGGTccccgatataaataggcctgtttgtatattttggccgggccggcccataaagaactcacagcagCCCATTGGttgattttctttattggcactggcctgacccaatcaaatccaggaaactcctagcagagaaataccatagAATAGCGTgcgggtcacagagacccgttggccagagctgcggcagtagagaaataccattgaattccttatgggtcacagagacccgaaagCCCGAGCCGCGGCAGTAGAAAAACACCATTGAATACCTTATGGGtcccagagacccgaaggccagggccgcggtagtggagaaataccatggaataacgtatgggtcacagagacctgaaggccagggccgcggtagcagggaaataccacagaataacgtatgggtcacagagacccgaaggccagagctgcggcagtagagaaataccatcgaataacaTATGGGTCCccgagacccgaaggccagggccgcggtagcagagaaataccatagAATAGCGTgcgggtcacagagacccgttggccagagctgcggcagtaga encodes:
- the LOC120567702 gene encoding trace amine-associated receptor 13c-like — protein: MTETQEGAELCFPQLFNTSCRKLTSPWFEVMLIQIFLYSISLLTVALNLLVIISVSHFRQLHTPTNILLLSLAVSDLLVGLVVMPREIFRKTSCWFLGDFVCFLYNYLSSIIPASSIGDMVLISVDRYVAICDPLHYNTRITVKRVKLCVCLCWLCSVSYCFLFVKDDLTQPGRYKSCYGECVFVVDYVLGAVDVVLCFIIPVILILALYLRIFAVAVSQARAMRSHITAVTLQHSVTPKAKKSELKAARNLGVLVLVFLMCFCPFYSFSLAGDSLVTASSASYVLFLLYSNSCLNPVIYALFYPWFRKAVKLIVTLQILQPGSSETNML